The sequence below is a genomic window from Citricoccus muralis.
TCTTCATCGCCAAGACGCAGGGGATCTTCTCCGACCACGGACTCGAGATCGAGACGACGCTCGCACAGGGAGGCTCTGCGATCGTGCCCGCTGTGGTTTCTGGGGCGAACCTCTTCGGATTCTCCAACCTCACCTCGCTGCTCATCGGACGATCGCGCGGGCTGGACCTGGTCACGGTGGCGCCCGGGTCCGGGTCCAACGGGAGGGACGGCCAGGATTACTTCGCGGTGTTGGTCCGAGACGATAGTGAGATCCAGAACGGGGCTGACCTGGCGGGGGCGTCCATTGCCGTCAACACCGTCCAGAACATCAACGACACCACGCTGAATGCTGCTGTGCGGGATGCGGGTGGCGACCCCGAGGGTATCGACTACGTGGAGGTGGCGTTCCCGGATATGCCGGCGGCCCTGGAGAACGGCCAGGTCGACGCAATCGCGGTGGGGGAGCCCTTCCTGACGATCGCAAAAGACCAGGGTGCCCGGGTGGTGCTCTCCAGTTATGCGAAGCCCATCGACCGGTTGACGGTCTCGGCGTACTTCACCACACAGGAGATCTGGGATGCGCAGCCGGAGCGGGTCACTGCGTTCCAGAGCGCGATGGCGGAGGCACAGTCCATTGCGCGGAGCGACCCGGATGCTGTGCGCGCGGTGCTGCCCAAATACACCAGCCTGGACGCGGATCTGGCGGAGCGGATCATCCTTCCCGACTTCCCGGAACGCATCAACCAGGACTCGACCCAGCAGCTTGCCGACTTGGCGGAGGCCGATGGGCTGCTGCAGAACTCGCTGTCGGTGACCGATCTGCTCGGGGAGGGGTCGTACTAAACCAGCACCGTCACCGTGCCTTGGTCTCCATCGACGATGACGGTGTCGCCCGTGCGGATGATGTGCACCGGGTCGACGGAGAATTCGCTGACCGTCGGAACTCGCGTCACGACTGCGCCCAGGACTGCTTTGGAAGTGACATGGGTGAACACCATGGCTAAGGGGGCCGTGCCCAACAAACGTGTGCTTTGGAAGAAGCCAGACCACCCAGACGATCCCTTGGCCCCGGGAAAAACCAAAACCTTGTCGGTGAAGCAGACACCGCGCAGGGGATGGCGTCGTTCGACGATGACTCCGGTGGAGGGGTCGATGCCGCCCCATCCGGAGATCTGCTCGGTCGAGACCAACGCCTCACCTCGTACGAGCCCGGGCACGATGCCTCGCCCCTGAAGAATTCTGTTGGACTCGACTTGTGGTACAGAATCCGCGGTCAGTGGTTCGTGATGACGGAGTGATGTCATGCCAATTCTCCTCTCCATGTACCGGTGAGTGCGGCCTCGACGCATTCTCTGGTGGTCCCGAACCACGCTTCGATTCCTAGAATCGCCGGCAAATAGTGGGCTTGTTTTGCACTGTCGGTAGCGAAGACCTGACATCCTTTCGGTGCGGTCCTCGACATGGCCGGGCAGGAGTCCGTCAGGACCTTGCCTCCAGCGGCTTGAATAGTGGCAATATCGCCGTTCCGCTGTGCGACCGACCGTAGCGCCCGAGGCGTCATGACCCACAACTCAGTACCTTCGTGCAGAGTTTTTCCGTCGAGCAGAGACGCGATCTCTCGGATCTGCTCCAGTGACGCATGGGGACATCCCAACAAGACGAAATCGACGTCGTCGGAGGATCCCTGGTCGTTGAGGGTCTCGTAGGCACGACGACGATCTTCCGAGGTGTAAGCGATCTCCGTCGGCACCGGTTGGTCCCCGAATGCCGCCTCGAGTGTGGGCGCTTCCGGTGTGAAACCAGGCATATGAAAAATCTCAACACCGCCACTGGTCGCCAGGGCAGCACCGAGATGCTTCAAATCGGTCGCGGTGGGAAGACCGAGTTCTCCGGTGAGGACTGGCCGCTCTTCCTGGACGATTCCACCGACGTGGTATCCGAAGAGTCCCCAATCGAGAAAAGAATCGATCCGGACTTCAGACGAGAAAAGATGGGTGCCGTAGCGGTTTTCATCGAGGTGATTTCCCCAATAGGGGACCCGTCCCGTCAATGAGGCTGCGCCGGTCGACGCCGTGCCTTCGCAGTTAGATTTCGCGCCGATCACCGAATTGGCATAGATCACGGCTGAGGATTCCATCCACGCGATGTGTTCGCCCCGGACGGGCAGGTTCCCGACCTAATAGGGAGTGCAGGTGGCGAGGATGTTGATACCGCGATCGCTGGCGAACGCTTCGGCGTCTTCCTGCTGCTGTACGAGCTCTTGGCGGTAGGGAATGGTGCCGATCGCATCTGCGCCGAAGCCGTGTTGCAGCTGACAGGTGGGGACCTTCATGGAAGGGATGGAGAGGTCTTGGTCCGAATCAAGGTTGATGACCGCGAAGGCTTTATCCCAACCATGTTCGGCGACGATTTTCTGTTTCGCCGGTGTGGGCTGTGTCGAGGTTCCGGCGACGTTGCGGACCTCGCAGAGTCGCTCTGCATCCAGCCCCTCGCCGTAGCGGATGAGCAGGTCCATGGCAGCGGCAACGGCTTCACCCTCGACGCCGTCTCGCATCATCTTTTCCTCAGTGGTGAGCTGCATCTGAAACCCTCCCGTCCGATCCCGCACCTACTGGTGCGGGTCCATCGATGTTCTTACTGACCCGCTGACGCAGATCGTTGAGATTCAGGTCGCTGAGTGCACCGCCATGTGTCAGGTCGAGCGCATGCGCGGCAGCCTCGCCCATGGCGGCGCACGGTCCCATCACTCGAATGCTGGACAGTGCTGCCGCGTCACCATCGACGCAGCGCCCGGCGGCCAGGAGATTGACGGCTCCCCGGGGCGTGATGCTGCGCAAGGGGATGTGATGGACGTGGTCGGAATCGAACTGCTCCCACACATAGCCACGAGGCTGGTCGTGGAGCTCGATGGGCCACGACGTCCGAGCAATGGAATCGTCGAAACGGGTTCCGGCGCGCACCTCGTGTTCGGTGAGTTGATGCTCGCTCAGAATCCATCGAGTCTGGCGGCGTCCCGGGAGTCCGTAGAGCCGGACTTTTGCGTCACCGAAGGCCTCGGGAAAATCTTCACGCAGGAAGTCCAAGACGCGGTCGGCTTGATCTTTGCCGCGGATTTGCGCCTCGGCGGCTGCCACCGCCGACAAGGGAGATTCGATGTGGGTCATATTGAGCACGGCTGTGTCTCGACCCGGGAAGAAGAAGGCGAGTCCGTCCTTGCGGATCAGACCGAAATCTTCGGCTCGATCCTGGAGCCGTGCCGTCAGATCCGCCGCGTCCGGGGCCTGATCTGGGCGAAGGTTCTCGATGCGCACCTGCTGAGAGCCCCAAATGGTTCGCTCGGGGACCTGGCATGGCAAGCCAGCCTCCCAGGTCAATGCCGCGTCGCCGCTGGCATCAATAAACGATGCTGCCTGGATGCGGGCAAATCCGTAGCGGGTGGCAAAAGTGACCGAATCAAGGTGCCCACCGTCGTTCTCCACCGAGAGGATGGATGCCCCCGTCAGTGGAATGACTCCTGCCTCGACAACCTGCTGTTCCATCCACCGGCCGACCGCGTGCTCGTCGTAGTTGACGGTGATGGTGTGACGGTAGTTGTGCGAAATGTCGCCCGCCGGCTCGAGGTCTCGGAACATGGGGTCGAAAATTCCGTGTGTCAGTTGCTCATAGGCCGGACCATTTCCGTAGATTCCACAGAACAAGCCGATCAACGAGTTGGCACATTGGCCACCTAAAACAGGGAGGGCGTCGACGAGTGCCACGCGGCGGCCGAGCTGTGCTGCCGTCAGCGCGGCCGAGATGCCGGCAATGCCGGCTCCCACGACACAGATGTCAACGGATAGTTCCTCGACAGAATCGGGTTGTGGTTTGGTGACTTCGTGTACTTTGACCTCGGTCAGTGCGTGAGGCATGGTCCATCCTTCGGTTGTGCAGGTTAGTGCGAAGCGCCTTTGAGGGTCGCTCCGTGCTCAAGGTCGGTGGCGGTCGTGTCATAGACACTGAGCCAGCTGTTGGGTGGATGAGTGGTCTTCGATGCGGTGGAAAATGAACGCGCGTCGAGCTCGTCCGGGGTGAGTTTGAGGTCGACGGTTCCTTCGCGGAGATCGATGGCGACGAGGTCCCCGTCTCGAACGAGGTTGAGTGCCCCGGGACGGGCCCCCTCAGGCTTGACCTCGCCGACGACGATGCCCTTGTTGACGAGACCGGAAAGCTGTCCGTCAGTCACCACGGAAACCGTATTGGTCAGCCCGGCGCCGTCCAGGGCGAAGACCACGTTCGAGGCCATCCCCATCCCGGGGGTGCCGTGCGGTCCCAGCCCGCGCACCACCAGCACGGAGCCGGAGGGGATGCGCTGGGCGTGGATCGCCTCGATCGCCGCGGCCGCGTCTTCAAAAACGACGGCCGGGCCGGAGAACGCGGTGGCCCGGATCTCGGTGGCCGAGAGCTTCACGATGGCCCCGTGTGGGGCGAGCGAGCCGTGCAGGATCTGGATCGTGGCGTGGTCGGCCACGGGGGAGTCCAGAGGCCGGATGACCTGCTCATCGATTGCGCACGGATCAGCGAGAATCTCGCCCAGTGACCGTCCGGTCACGGTGGTGACGCTGCGGTCGACGACGCCGCCCAGCTGGTGCAGCACCGCCAGGGCACCGCCGGCGGCGTCGAACTCCTCGATCGATGTCGGCCCGGCCGGGCGCACGGTACTCAGCGGCCGCACCACGGTCTGCAGCCGCGCGAACTCCGCGCTGATATCCAGCTCCAGCCCGGACTCCACCGCGATGGCCTGCAGATGCTTGACCG
It includes:
- a CDS encoding ABC transporter substrate-binding protein, yielding MHQRTMTRRAVLLGGLGLGAAGVLLGCGDGSPSAGTTTGASRAATGGVEEVGVLPIVDVATIFIAKTQGIFSDHGLEIETTLAQGGSAIVPAVVSGANLFGFSNLTSLLIGRSRGLDLVTVAPGSGSNGRDGQDYFAVLVRDDSEIQNGADLAGASIAVNTVQNINDTTLNAAVRDAGGDPEGIDYVEVAFPDMPAALENGQVDAIAVGEPFLTIAKDQGARVVLSSYAKPIDRLTVSAYFTTQEIWDAQPERVTAFQSAMAEAQSIARSDPDAVRAVLPKYTSLDADLAERIILPDFPERINQDSTQQLADLAEADGLLQNSLSVTDLLGEGSY
- a CDS encoding aconitase X swivel domain-containing protein gives rise to the protein MTSLRHHEPLTADSVPQVESNRILQGRGIVPGLVRGEALVSTEQISGWGGIDPSTGVIVERRHPLRGVCFTDKVLVFPGAKGSSGWSGFFQSTRLLGTAPLAMVFTHVTSKAVLGAVVTRVPTVSEFSVDPVHIIRTGDTVIVDGDQGTVTVLV
- a CDS encoding FAD-dependent oxidoreductase; this encodes MPHALTEVKVHEVTKPQPDSVEELSVDICVVGAGIAGISAALTAAQLGRRVALVDALPVLGGQCANSLIGLFCGIYGNGPAYEQLTHGIFDPMFRDLEPAGDISHNYRHTITVNYDEHAVGRWMEQQVVEAGVIPLTGASILSVENDGGHLDSVTFATRYGFARIQAASFIDASGDAALTWEAGLPCQVPERTIWGSQQVRIENLRPDQAPDAADLTARLQDRAEDFGLIRKDGLAFFFPGRDTAVLNMTHIESPLSAVAAAEAQIRGKDQADRVLDFLREDFPEAFGDAKVRLYGLPGRRQTRWILSEHQLTEHEVRAGTRFDDSIARTSWPIELHDQPRGYVWEQFDSDHVHHIPLRSITPRGAVNLLAAGRCVDGDAAALSSIRVMGPCAAMGEAAAHALDLTHGGALSDLNLNDLRQRVSKNIDGPAPVGAGSDGRVSDAAHH
- a CDS encoding dihydroxy-acid dehydratase; translation: MTESATQTLRSNFPVGSPRWATRRTQWRALGLNDEDIDKPKIAVVNSSSKLAPCFSHLDDIADRVCEVIRDQGAIPFEVRTVAPTDFMMAAGRGGGYVLSSRDLLTNDVEAVVEGAQLDGMICLASCDKTTPGQLMAAGRLNVPTVVVPCGYQRSGRTDDGEVVDIEEVFIRAGHVASGRCTLAELCGMSDRAIQGPGVCSGMGTANTMHIVSEALGMSLPGSAPVAANSPAMWRNVDDSARAIVAAVQQNLRPRDILTPAAFRNAVASVLAVSGSINAVKHLQAIAVESGLELDISAEFARLQTVVRPLSTVRPAGPTSIEEFDAAGGALAVLHQLGGVVDRSVTTVTGRSLGEILADPCAIDEQVIRPLDSPVADHATIQILHGSLAPHGAIVKLSATEIRATAFSGPAVVFEDAAAAIEAIHAQRIPSGSVLVVRGLGPHGTPGMGMASNVVFALDGAGLTNTVSVVTDGQLSGLVNKGIVVGEVKPEGARPGALNLVRDGDLVAIDLREGTVDLKLTPDELDARSFSTASKTTHPPNSWLSVYDTTATDLEHGATLKGASH